Proteins encoded in a region of the Sulfitobacter alexandrii genome:
- a CDS encoding flotillin domain-containing protein has translation MHQLQRVSMQTAAVTLARTGREAVLTADALRADILMEFELRVGSDAASIATAAQAFGHRVARGGDAFEEVLTGPLANAVQTAAAARGINEIHLERAAFTREVSAMVADHAGRLGLELVTAALVSVDQSDFAQRDENNSFNARGMRRLAEMVAEERKARIAVETSTEIAVREHRLAQHQRQIELQRAEREAEIAQREHLARLEAESESRSAQSRAEQHRASETIRIREEQEARAAQVSADEALRKAEMKALLELEEAKIANGIRLAQSRAKEAKAKAEEEEARAQVILAAESVQAQKERAVTEREREIARLRQARDLELEDARVKSDVSTLLARAQADASARTATANAEKAAMEAEAAGRAALNQAENTLSDAVIRMRLEERKLDRMPEIMTQMMKPVEKIESIRINQIGGGMGGSQGEGGGVDSAFGAAMDQILGMAVRLPAMKQMGEEIGLDFDVANAGRTADYANRIKAKDDPKTPKE, from the coding sequence GTGCACCAGCTTCAGCGGGTGTCGATGCAGACCGCCGCGGTGACGCTCGCGCGGACGGGGCGCGAAGCGGTGCTGACCGCAGATGCGCTGCGCGCCGATATCCTGATGGAATTCGAACTGCGTGTCGGATCGGATGCGGCCAGCATCGCCACCGCCGCGCAGGCCTTCGGTCACCGGGTTGCGCGCGGCGGTGACGCATTCGAAGAAGTGCTGACCGGGCCGCTGGCCAACGCCGTCCAGACCGCCGCCGCGGCGCGGGGGATCAACGAGATCCATCTGGAGCGCGCGGCCTTTACCCGCGAAGTGTCGGCAATGGTTGCGGATCACGCCGGCCGGCTGGGGCTGGAACTGGTCACGGCGGCGCTGGTGTCGGTGGATCAGAGCGATTTCGCGCAGCGCGACGAGAACAACAGTTTCAACGCGCGGGGGATGCGCAGGCTGGCCGAGATGGTCGCCGAAGAGCGCAAGGCCCGGATCGCGGTCGAGACCAGCACGGAGATCGCGGTGCGCGAGCATCGCCTTGCCCAGCATCAGCGGCAGATCGAACTTCAGCGCGCCGAGCGGGAAGCGGAGATCGCGCAGCGCGAGCATCTTGCGCGGCTCGAGGCGGAATCCGAAAGCCGTTCGGCACAGTCCCGCGCCGAACAGCATCGCGCGTCGGAGACCATTCGCATCCGCGAGGAGCAGGAAGCCAGGGCGGCGCAGGTGTCGGCGGACGAGGCGCTGCGCAAGGCCGAGATGAAGGCGCTGCTGGAACTGGAGGAAGCCAAGATCGCCAACGGCATCCGGCTGGCGCAGTCCCGGGCCAAGGAAGCCAAGGCCAAGGCCGAGGAAGAGGAGGCGCGGGCGCAGGTGATCCTCGCGGCCGAGAGCGTGCAGGCCCAGAAGGAGCGTGCCGTGACCGAGCGGGAGCGCGAAATCGCCCGGCTGAGGCAGGCGCGCGATCTGGAACTGGAGGACGCGCGGGTCAAGAGCGACGTCAGCACGCTGCTGGCGCGGGCGCAGGCGGATGCATCGGCGCGGACCGCGACCGCCAACGCCGAGAAGGCCGCGATGGAGGCCGAGGCGGCGGGCCGTGCGGCGCTGAACCAGGCCGAGAACACCCTGAGCGACGCGGTTATCCGGATGCGGCTGGAAGAGCGCAAGCTGGACCGGATGCCAGAGATCATGACCCAGATGATGAAGCCGGTGGAAAAGATCGAGTCGATCCGCATCAACCAGATCGGCGGCGGCATGGGCGGGTCGCAGGGCGAGGGCGGGGGCGTCGACAGCGCCTTCGGTGCCGCGATGGACCAG